One segment of Rubripirellula amarantea DNA contains the following:
- a CDS encoding XylR family transcriptional regulator encodes MAKTKTVALLIETSNAYSRGMLQGIASYMHENELWEIALPEQERGAGPPPWLNAWKGDGVIARIENDRIARVLKRKCIPVVDVSAARKLPGVPWVEIDETGVGKAAFEHFRERGFERFAYCGEPAYDWSKLRQDGFAHFVNEAGFELEVFNDAPVPGQRDSVNQAKKRLIRWVKSLPSRTALLACYDVKAQQILDACRHAGIKVPEQITLLGVDNDEVLCDLSTPPLSSVVPAAKRVGYEAARLLDVMMKGGKVDKLCHLIEPLGVETRQSTDILAVEDEDIASVLRFIRDHHCDGINVEDILKVVPLSRRTLESRFRARVGRTMYQEIMRRRIERICQLLRGTDLSLGQIAMRTGFQTEEYMNVAFRRAVGIPPGKFRKQR; translated from the coding sequence ATGGCCAAAACGAAAACCGTCGCTTTGTTGATTGAGACATCCAATGCGTACTCCCGCGGAATGTTGCAGGGCATTGCCTCGTACATGCACGAGAATGAACTTTGGGAGATCGCGTTACCAGAGCAAGAACGCGGTGCGGGGCCTCCGCCCTGGTTGAATGCTTGGAAGGGCGATGGGGTGATCGCGCGAATCGAAAATGACCGCATCGCGCGAGTGCTAAAGCGAAAATGTATTCCCGTCGTTGATGTCAGTGCGGCGCGAAAGTTACCCGGTGTTCCCTGGGTTGAAATTGATGAAACGGGAGTCGGCAAAGCCGCGTTTGAGCACTTTCGCGAACGTGGATTTGAAAGGTTTGCGTACTGCGGTGAACCCGCCTACGATTGGTCGAAGCTGCGCCAGGATGGATTTGCACACTTTGTAAACGAGGCAGGCTTCGAATTAGAAGTGTTCAATGACGCACCCGTACCTGGTCAACGCGATTCGGTGAATCAGGCTAAGAAACGACTTATTCGATGGGTGAAGTCGCTTCCTTCGCGAACTGCGTTGCTGGCATGTTATGACGTTAAGGCCCAGCAAATTCTTGATGCATGTCGGCACGCGGGCATCAAGGTGCCGGAACAAATAACACTGTTGGGAGTCGACAACGATGAAGTCCTTTGTGATCTTTCAACACCGCCACTCTCGAGTGTCGTGCCGGCTGCCAAGCGCGTCGGCTACGAGGCCGCGCGTTTGCTTGACGTCATGATGAAAGGGGGCAAGGTTGATAAGCTCTGCCACCTCATCGAACCGCTGGGAGTCGAGACACGTCAGTCCACGGACATCCTGGCCGTCGAAGACGAGGACATCGCTAGTGTGCTGCGGTTTATCCGCGATCATCATTGTGATGGAATCAATGTCGAAGACATATTAAAAGTAGTGCCGTTGTCGCGGCGGACACTAGAATCGCGGTTTCGTGCTCGAGTGGGGCGAACGATGTATCAAGAGATCATGCGTCGTCGAATCGAGCGAATCTGCCAATTGCTGCGAGGTACCGATTTATCGCTCGGGCAGATTGCGATGCGTACCGGATTTCAAACGGAAGAATATATGAATGTGGCTTTCCGACGCGCAGTGGGAATCCCACCGGGCAAGTTCCGCAAGCAGCGGTGA
- a CDS encoding PVC-type heme-binding CxxCH protein, which yields MISSPYPVRLEPSFLRVQSLLVSTLRYRFFMTTAISLCLWVSSDGQDLNSQMNVTRPAFHVPEMKALPDNLKPFEYVDVTSEIPDYVPEESWGIQGERGNQEVPTSKMQRPVSAEESIEHIMVPKGFHVELFASEPELDGKPICMAWDHRGRLWVAETDDYPNERQDGGMGNDRIRICEDTDGDAIADRFTVFADNLSIPTAMAFSRGGVIVQNGTETLFLQDTNGDERADVRSVLVSNWKLDDTHAGVSNFQYGLDNWIWATQGYNHSEPIANGKPQESFRMGIFRMQTDGLQVEFIRSTNNNTWGLGQSEEGLIFASTANGNPSIYMPIANRYYERVRGWTPSLTLSSIADSNDFHPITKNIRQVDWNGGYSAAAGHALYTARSYPQEYWNRVAFVNEPTGHLVGSFVLWQDGSDFHSSNPFNLFASDDQWTAPIMSEVGPDGQVWVIDWYNYVVQHNHPTPGSVHEGKGRAYETKLRDKDFARIYRVVADESKAATSVPDLSTATADQLVAALTHHSMVVRKHAQRLLVERGKQDLASPLIKLVEDLSTDEIGLNVGAIHALWTLHGLDLLDGKHEQCNTAVQRTLRHPSAGVRLNALRTLPPRRSSLVALLDANVLKDEDSLVRLAALLAVSDLATGEPADHQFIADHAAEALLDVLDDSANMTDRWIPDALTSAAAQLSGPFLRQLAKRTPQPGLGVEIVRRVAEHHARGENTNDLAQLLADLNAADPEILTAVIDGFLTASGHEATVKLDVMTDVKLLSISDRVPPTSRGRLIKLATGWGSRRFSQYGQQLIDETIRKVHDTTIPASERIAAAAQAVDYLQRDRRIAISLLDEVSPRTEPEVAIGLMRALEASRWEGLGDELIGRLAAMTPSVKHAAVSLLLKRPRFTLAMLRTSKSDDLLRNSLTLEQRLALASHPDTSVRQLAKKLLTQSGTLPSEDRRLVLDQYQTATHSIGDPSKGFEVYTKHCSKCHVHGTQGIRIGPDLTGMAVHPKRDLLIHILDPSRHVESNFRSYAVLTVDGIVMTGMLGSESRTAISLIDAEGQTKSILREDIEQLVLSSKSLMPEGLENSIVLGEMTDLLEFLTSKSRYLPLPLDRYATAISTKGMFLDDGPDRLKFPAWDPIKFRDVPFQLTDPQGDLRPNVILLHSPLGIIPSRMPHEVSLPCNTAAKSIHFLSGVSGWGYPVTAERNVVLTVRLTYVDGASEDHPLINGVHFADYIRRHDVPESEYAMGFADGQQLRYFNVSPKRTAVIKSIELIKGPNTSAPVVMAITIETAQPTN from the coding sequence ATGATTTCTAGCCCATACCCCGTCCGTCTCGAACCGTCTTTCCTTCGAGTTCAATCCTTGCTTGTTTCGACGCTTCGCTATCGCTTCTTCATGACAACGGCGATATCGCTTTGCTTGTGGGTTTCATCGGACGGTCAGGATCTGAACTCGCAAATGAACGTCACCCGGCCTGCTTTTCATGTCCCTGAAATGAAGGCTCTGCCGGACAACTTAAAGCCGTTTGAATACGTCGACGTGACGTCTGAGATACCGGATTACGTTCCCGAAGAATCGTGGGGAATCCAAGGCGAGCGTGGCAACCAGGAAGTTCCAACGAGCAAGATGCAACGTCCTGTTTCGGCCGAGGAATCCATTGAGCACATCATGGTTCCCAAAGGATTTCACGTTGAACTGTTCGCTTCGGAACCTGAACTGGATGGCAAGCCGATCTGCATGGCTTGGGATCATCGCGGTCGATTATGGGTAGCCGAGACAGACGACTATCCCAACGAGCGACAAGACGGTGGGATGGGGAACGATCGAATTCGAATCTGCGAAGACACCGACGGTGACGCAATAGCGGATCGCTTCACCGTTTTTGCTGACAACCTAAGCATTCCTACTGCCATGGCGTTTTCACGCGGCGGTGTGATTGTTCAGAACGGAACGGAAACACTGTTCTTGCAGGACACCAACGGGGATGAACGTGCGGATGTTCGCAGCGTCTTGGTATCGAACTGGAAATTGGACGACACCCATGCCGGAGTGAGCAACTTCCAATATGGATTGGACAATTGGATCTGGGCCACCCAGGGCTATAACCATTCCGAGCCAATCGCCAACGGAAAGCCTCAAGAATCGTTCCGGATGGGGATCTTCCGAATGCAGACCGATGGCTTGCAAGTCGAGTTCATTCGTTCGACCAATAACAACACTTGGGGTCTAGGCCAGAGTGAAGAAGGGCTGATCTTTGCTTCCACTGCCAACGGCAACCCCAGCATTTACATGCCGATTGCCAACCGCTACTACGAACGAGTGCGTGGCTGGACTCCCTCGCTTACCTTGTCATCGATCGCGGACTCCAACGATTTCCATCCGATCACGAAGAACATTCGCCAGGTAGATTGGAACGGAGGGTATAGCGCCGCGGCAGGACACGCTCTCTACACCGCTCGATCCTATCCCCAAGAATATTGGAATCGCGTTGCGTTTGTGAATGAGCCTACCGGGCACTTGGTAGGCTCGTTTGTCCTTTGGCAAGACGGTAGCGATTTTCATTCATCCAATCCGTTCAACTTGTTTGCCAGTGACGATCAATGGACTGCACCGATCATGTCCGAAGTGGGCCCCGATGGTCAGGTCTGGGTGATCGATTGGTACAACTACGTCGTTCAACACAATCACCCCACTCCGGGAAGCGTCCACGAAGGAAAAGGACGCGCCTACGAAACGAAATTGCGAGACAAGGACTTCGCTCGCATTTACCGAGTCGTCGCAGACGAGTCAAAAGCGGCAACCTCTGTTCCCGATTTATCAACGGCCACAGCAGATCAATTGGTTGCCGCGCTTACTCATCATTCCATGGTGGTTCGCAAACATGCTCAACGTTTATTGGTAGAACGAGGGAAGCAAGACCTCGCATCACCTTTGATCAAGTTAGTCGAAGACTTGAGTACCGACGAAATCGGGCTTAACGTCGGCGCCATTCATGCGTTGTGGACACTTCACGGCTTAGACCTCCTTGATGGAAAACACGAACAATGCAACACCGCGGTGCAGCGGACACTACGCCACCCGTCTGCCGGCGTGCGACTTAATGCATTGCGAACGTTGCCACCTCGACGCTCCTCTCTTGTTGCACTGCTCGACGCCAACGTCTTAAAGGACGAGGATTCCCTGGTTCGTTTAGCAGCACTCTTGGCTGTGTCAGATCTAGCGACTGGTGAACCGGCGGATCATCAATTCATCGCGGACCATGCCGCTGAAGCACTTCTCGATGTGCTCGATGACTCTGCGAACATGACAGATCGCTGGATCCCCGATGCATTGACAAGTGCGGCTGCCCAGTTGAGCGGCCCATTCCTGCGTCAACTCGCCAAACGAACGCCTCAACCCGGATTGGGCGTGGAAATCGTCCGGCGAGTCGCCGAACATCATGCTCGCGGCGAGAACACCAACGACCTTGCCCAGCTATTGGCAGACCTTAATGCGGCCGATCCCGAGATTTTGACAGCGGTCATAGACGGGTTTCTCACTGCATCGGGACACGAGGCGACCGTCAAACTTGATGTGATGACCGATGTGAAGCTGTTATCGATCAGTGATCGTGTCCCCCCAACTTCTCGCGGACGATTGATCAAGCTTGCGACTGGCTGGGGAAGTCGGCGGTTTTCGCAGTACGGCCAGCAGTTGATTGATGAAACCATTCGCAAAGTCCACGACACAACCATCCCCGCAAGCGAAAGGATCGCGGCGGCGGCCCAGGCGGTGGACTATCTGCAACGAGACCGCCGTATCGCAATTAGCTTACTTGATGAAGTCTCGCCAAGAACCGAACCTGAGGTAGCAATCGGTTTGATGCGAGCATTGGAGGCAAGTCGGTGGGAAGGACTGGGGGACGAGTTAATCGGTCGACTCGCGGCGATGACCCCGTCGGTCAAGCACGCTGCAGTGTCGCTGTTGCTGAAACGACCTCGGTTCACGTTAGCGATGTTGCGGACCTCAAAATCGGACGACCTGCTTCGCAACTCGTTGACGCTCGAACAAAGATTGGCGCTCGCCTCGCATCCTGATACGTCGGTGCGGCAGTTGGCAAAAAAGCTGCTCACCCAAAGTGGCACCCTTCCAAGTGAAGATCGCAGGCTGGTCCTTGATCAATACCAAACCGCAACTCACTCAATTGGCGATCCTAGCAAGGGCTTTGAGGTCTACACCAAGCATTGTTCGAAGTGCCACGTCCACGGTACACAGGGAATACGAATCGGTCCAGATTTGACCGGAATGGCCGTTCATCCGAAACGCGATTTGTTGATTCACATTCTCGACCCCAGCCGCCATGTCGAAAGCAACTTCCGCAGCTATGCCGTTCTTACCGTAGACGGCATTGTCATGACAGGAATGCTTGGCTCGGAATCGCGGACAGCCATCTCTTTGATCGATGCCGAAGGACAGACCAAAAGCATCTTGCGAGAGGACATTGAACAGTTAGTACTGTCGTCTAAATCACTGATGCCGGAAGGTCTCGAAAATTCAATCGTTCTAGGTGAGATGACTGACCTGTTGGAATTCCTGACCAGCAAGAGTCGCTACCTGCCGCTACCTCTGGATCGCTACGCAACTGCAATTAGCACCAAGGGAATGTTCTTGGACGATGGGCCAGACCGATTGAAATTCCCCGCTTGGGATCCAATCAAGTTTCGCGACGTTCCGTTTCAGTTGACTGATCCACAAGGGGATCTGCGTCCCAACGTCATTCTCTTGCATAGTCCGCTTGGAATCATACCGTCGCGGATGCCGCATGAAGTTTCGCTACCGTGCAATACCGCGGCCAAGTCGATTCACTTCCTTAGCGGCGTTTCCGGTTGGGGATACCCGGTCACTGCCGAGCGAAACGTTGTGTTGACTGTTCGACTGACCTATGTGGACGGAGCATCCGAAGATCATCCACTGATTAACGGAGTTCACTTTGCGGACTACATCCGCCGACATGATGTTCCCGAGAGTGAATACGCGATGGGATTTGCAGATGGGCAACAACTTCGATATTTCAACGTTAGCCCCAAGCGAACTGCCGTCATCAAGTCCATTGAATTGATCAAAGGCCCGAACACATCAGCGCCAGTTGTCATGGCCATCACGATTGAAACAGCTCAGCCAACCAATTAA
- a CDS encoding DUF1559 domain-containing protein, giving the protein MTHVSKRRRGFTLVELLVVIAIIGVLVGLLLPAVQAAREAARRMSCSNNFKQLGIGMHNYHSAFKNLPMNYGGTWHSNGGNDNTSNRGRLSYLVGLLPFVEQQGLWENIANPYQVIYDDGSLGNLYPAMGPVPFRSDYAPWITEVPMFRCPSDPTVRSSGLPGYTNYAACHGDCFWEQTEVGIHEDGTRETDGGWGEINCKKYARGAFTARHFTHFRDVLDGLSNTMVAGEIVVDRGEKEITGTAIKAENDMQHVSPGEWATRAGVNGTMVDPERPKFYTQRHSEFNPDDRGRGRQWANGREFSTRFHSIRPPNSYNVMRWWDNNGMWSASSRHIGGCHVLMGDGAVTFVTDSVDTGNQAALPLQEAGRGLGEQSPYGIWGALGTLASSETASLED; this is encoded by the coding sequence ATGACACATGTTTCAAAAAGGCGAAGGGGTTTCACCCTTGTCGAATTGTTAGTTGTGATTGCGATTATCGGTGTGCTCGTTGGGCTGCTATTGCCAGCGGTCCAAGCCGCTCGTGAAGCCGCCAGAAGGATGAGCTGCAGCAACAATTTCAAGCAACTTGGAATTGGCATGCACAACTATCACTCGGCTTTTAAGAACCTGCCAATGAACTACGGCGGCACATGGCACAGCAACGGAGGCAATGACAACACTTCCAACCGTGGCCGCTTGAGTTACCTGGTTGGCTTGCTTCCGTTTGTCGAACAGCAAGGGCTTTGGGAAAACATTGCTAATCCGTACCAAGTGATTTACGACGACGGCTCGCTCGGCAATCTATATCCAGCGATGGGGCCGGTTCCATTTCGTAGTGACTATGCTCCCTGGATCACCGAAGTTCCGATGTTTCGTTGTCCGAGTGACCCGACAGTTCGATCTTCAGGTCTGCCCGGCTACACCAACTATGCCGCCTGTCATGGTGACTGTTTCTGGGAACAAACCGAAGTAGGAATTCACGAAGACGGAACTCGTGAAACCGATGGTGGTTGGGGCGAGATAAACTGCAAAAAGTACGCACGTGGCGCTTTTACTGCTCGCCACTTTACTCATTTCCGTGACGTTCTCGACGGTCTATCCAACACGATGGTAGCCGGGGAAATTGTGGTGGATCGCGGTGAAAAAGAAATCACCGGTACTGCGATCAAGGCCGAAAATGACATGCAACACGTATCACCGGGCGAATGGGCGACAAGGGCTGGCGTTAACGGCACGATGGTCGATCCCGAGCGTCCTAAGTTCTACACCCAGCGTCATAGCGAATTCAATCCAGACGATCGTGGCCGGGGGCGACAGTGGGCCAACGGTCGTGAATTTTCGACTCGCTTTCATAGCATCCGCCCACCGAACAGCTACAACGTCATGCGTTGGTGGGACAACAACGGAATGTGGTCAGCCTCGAGTCGCCACATCGGAGGTTGCCACGTTTTGATGGGCGACGGTGCGGTGACCTTTGTCACCGATTCCGTTGACACCGGCAACCAAGCTGCACTTCCACTTCAAGAAGCTGGACGTGGCCTCGGTGAACAGAGCCCCTATGGCATTTGGGGAGCGTTGGGCACGCTTGCCAGTAGCGAAACGGCTTCCCTGGAAGACTAA
- a CDS encoding FG-GAP-like repeat-containing protein — MKREDQPHRVGLSLAMCVVMLSLQIGCGSDHQSSAPRPDLASRTNDVLHLNSKLSEQAEAIQTKASGKVASNHFNRSTTLAVAHDAIAREQWDIAKASLLKLLSVDHSDAEAMFAMATVASASGNQELAVELLDQIPSSHASLGVRAVGAAADLCEQSNRYDDALNRYVKLIKLVPNSSLAHRRLANLYNRLGRRHEAARHLRVLCKLGDVRQEELHSLMVLSDSGTDQPVGESGHARQFFSNLAYIQAISKLAPLYETASVPPAVDAFYGRCLAEGQQDEQFLRWLANADPPTRDFAESWAAIGAWLTNEQRFDEAVVALAQAIKRDPTDVRSYRRMVQALHALQRNEDAKRWEDQLITLRAVTIASNELGTSHPTDAQRYASVWEGLNKLGRPLESLLWKAMAANQNSSTTINLSVLNKQRIELVKTRRAFPDISTRLCNLDLEGFPTLDLSRHLEPASSASDPHRRITPTPGTPPENPQFENVAEQVGLNHAYQVASQVQDKEYMIYQAIGGGVAVIDYDLDGFVDLYFAQGGADPPTFLGSQTNELYRHVDHRLVDVTTCSTTAEFRYSVGVTAGDWNQDGFADLAVSNLGANTLLINNGDGTFRSEQTDDMDDATLMSTSIAIADITGDHLPDIYEQNYAHDPSIDARPKVDAKGELQIVAPADYQPAMDRLLANDGLGRRSVSNLSEQNENRSTGLCLLVADFDGEPGNEIYSGNDVRPNQLWKRNDKDGWQDIGPLLGISLGCDGTRTASMGIAAADYDQSGAFDFYITNFERSPSRFYVNRGGTFQDRSIAWRLTDDSFPVLGFGTQPIDYNNDGKPDVVVTNGHVENMPLKESPYRQPAQLFVNCGDHFQLQTVADSSGYFGGLHVGRSLARLDFDRNGQTDFVVTHMGEKSALLINQTETNHHWLDVQLVGVTCERDAIGARVSVQTGDRISTNWMFGGNGYLCRNEPVVPFGLGMNDHVDQLTIDWPDGTSQTLTNLPADCRMTVVQGQDEAFEM; from the coding sequence ATGAAAAGGGAGGATCAACCGCATCGCGTTGGACTTAGCTTAGCAATGTGCGTTGTGATGCTGAGTCTGCAGATTGGCTGTGGGTCCGACCATCAAAGCTCGGCACCTAGGCCCGACTTAGCCTCGCGTACCAACGATGTCTTGCACCTCAATAGCAAGTTGTCTGAGCAGGCTGAGGCAATTCAGACTAAAGCTTCGGGCAAAGTTGCGAGCAATCACTTCAATCGCTCGACAACGTTAGCGGTCGCCCACGATGCGATCGCTCGCGAACAATGGGACATCGCCAAAGCATCGCTGTTGAAACTGCTTTCCGTCGATCATTCCGATGCCGAGGCAATGTTTGCGATGGCGACGGTTGCTTCGGCAAGCGGGAACCAAGAGCTTGCCGTCGAGCTGCTCGATCAAATCCCATCCTCACACGCGAGTCTCGGGGTTCGTGCAGTTGGGGCCGCTGCTGATCTTTGTGAGCAGAGCAACCGCTACGATGACGCACTCAACCGTTACGTAAAGCTCATCAAGCTGGTACCGAATTCAAGTCTTGCCCATCGTCGGTTAGCTAACCTTTACAACCGTCTTGGAAGACGTCACGAAGCAGCAAGGCACTTGCGAGTACTGTGCAAGCTTGGTGATGTTCGACAGGAGGAATTACATTCCCTGATGGTGCTGAGTGATTCCGGCACCGATCAACCTGTTGGCGAGAGCGGACACGCAAGGCAATTCTTTTCGAACCTTGCCTACATTCAAGCGATCTCGAAGTTAGCACCGCTCTACGAAACGGCATCCGTCCCACCAGCGGTAGACGCGTTTTATGGCAGATGCCTCGCCGAGGGCCAGCAAGATGAACAATTTCTACGCTGGCTTGCGAACGCAGACCCGCCCACCCGAGACTTTGCGGAATCGTGGGCGGCCATCGGAGCCTGGCTTACGAATGAACAACGATTTGACGAAGCGGTCGTTGCGCTCGCCCAAGCCATCAAGCGTGATCCCACCGACGTCAGGTCCTACCGTCGCATGGTTCAAGCACTGCACGCCCTACAAAGAAACGAAGATGCGAAACGCTGGGAGGATCAGCTAATTACACTTCGTGCAGTCACAATTGCGAGCAACGAATTGGGAACTAGCCATCCAACCGACGCTCAACGCTATGCCTCCGTATGGGAAGGGCTCAACAAGCTGGGGCGACCACTTGAATCGCTCCTTTGGAAAGCCATGGCAGCGAATCAAAACTCATCGACGACGATCAACCTTAGCGTTCTGAACAAACAGCGAATCGAACTCGTGAAGACAAGGCGAGCGTTCCCCGACATCTCCACTCGATTGTGCAATCTCGACCTAGAAGGTTTTCCCACTCTTGATCTTAGTCGTCATTTAGAGCCAGCGTCCTCCGCTTCGGATCCGCATAGACGCATCACACCAACCCCGGGAACACCACCAGAGAACCCCCAATTTGAAAACGTTGCTGAACAGGTGGGATTAAACCATGCCTATCAGGTCGCATCGCAGGTTCAGGACAAGGAATACATGATTTACCAAGCCATCGGCGGCGGTGTCGCGGTTATAGATTACGATCTCGACGGTTTCGTTGATCTCTACTTTGCCCAGGGTGGCGCCGACCCACCGACGTTCCTTGGATCGCAAACGAACGAGCTTTATCGTCATGTGGATCATCGTCTCGTCGACGTGACGACTTGTTCGACAACCGCAGAATTCCGGTACTCCGTTGGCGTCACCGCCGGCGACTGGAACCAGGATGGGTTTGCTGATCTTGCGGTGTCCAATCTTGGTGCGAATACGCTGCTGATCAACAATGGCGACGGAACGTTTCGATCTGAGCAAACCGATGACATGGATGACGCCACGCTGATGAGCACTTCCATCGCGATTGCCGATATCACGGGTGACCATTTGCCTGATATATACGAACAGAACTACGCCCATGACCCGAGCATTGACGCCAGGCCAAAAGTTGATGCCAAGGGTGAACTGCAAATCGTCGCTCCGGCCGACTATCAACCTGCGATGGATCGGTTGTTGGCGAATGACGGACTGGGTCGACGCAGCGTGAGCAACTTAAGCGAACAGAACGAGAACCGCAGCACGGGACTATGCCTATTGGTTGCCGATTTTGACGGCGAACCGGGAAACGAAATCTACAGCGGGAACGATGTACGCCCCAATCAACTTTGGAAACGAAATGACAAGGATGGCTGGCAAGACATTGGTCCGCTACTGGGCATATCTCTAGGCTGCGACGGCACTCGCACCGCGTCGATGGGGATTGCAGCGGCGGACTACGATCAATCAGGTGCCTTTGATTTTTACATCACCAACTTTGAACGCTCACCATCGCGATTTTACGTCAATCGTGGCGGAACATTCCAAGACCGTTCGATCGCGTGGAGGTTGACCGATGACAGCTTTCCCGTGCTTGGTTTTGGGACCCAACCGATCGACTACAACAACGATGGTAAACCCGACGTGGTGGTTACCAACGGCCACGTTGAGAACATGCCTTTGAAGGAATCGCCATACCGACAGCCTGCTCAGCTATTCGTGAACTGTGGCGACCATTTCCAACTACAAACCGTCGCGGACTCATCAGGATACTTTGGTGGGCTTCACGTCGGCCGATCGCTCGCACGATTGGACTTCGATCGCAATGGCCAAACGGATTTTGTCGTCACGCACATGGGTGAAAAGTCAGCTTTACTGATCAATCAAACCGAAACGAATCACCATTGGCTCGACGTACAACTCGTCGGCGTGACTTGCGAACGCGATGCGATCGGCGCTCGGGTAAGCGTTCAAACGGGGGACAGAATTTCAACCAATTGGATGTTCGGCGGAAACGGATACCTCTGTCGCAATGAACCAGTCGTACCTTTTGGATTAGGCATGAACGATCACGTAGATCAGCTAACCATCGACTGGCCTGACGGCACAAGTCAAACGCTCACAAACCTACCAGCCGATTGTCGAATGACTGTTGTGCAGGGACAAGACGAAGCATTCGAAATGTAG